The nucleotide window CCGAGAAGGCGCGGTCGGTCATCAGGTGGCCTCCTGCGGGACGAAGCGGACGCGGGTGCCGGGTGCGAGCAGCGCGGCCGGCTCCCGGCGCGGGTCCCACAGCACGGTGTCGGTGGTGCCGATCAGCTGCCAGCCGCCGGGGGAGGAGCGGGGGTAGACGCCGGTGTACGGGCCGGCGAGGGCGACCGAGCCGACCGGGACCTTGGTGCGGGGGGAGTCCCGGCGCGGGACGTGCAGCGGCTCGGGCAGTCCGGTCAGATAGCCGAACCCGGGGGCGAAACCGCAGAAGGCGACGTGGAACTCCGTGGCGGAGTGCAGCCGGACGACCTCCTCGGGGGTGACGTCCCACAGGGCGGCGACATCGGCGAGGTCGGGGCCGTCGTAGCGGACCGGGATCCGCACGGCCGGGCGGTCGCCCGCGGCCGGCGGCGGCACGTGCCAGGAGGCGATGTCGGCGAGCAGCCCGCGGGGGGCGGCGAGGCCGTCGAGGAAGACCGTACGGGCGGCCGGCACGATCTCGCGCAGCGGCGGCAGGGCACCGTCGGCGACCCGCCGCAGCAGCTCGGCGTGCAGCGCCTCGACCTCCTCCGCGGTGTCCAGCTCGATCAGCAGCCCGTGTTCACCGACCGGCAGGGGTTTCATACGAAGCTCCGGACCTGGATGCCGGACGCGCTGAGTTCGGACCGCACGCGCCGGGCGAGGCCGGCGGCGCCGGGGGTGTCGCCGTGCAGGCACAGGGAGCGGGCGGTCAGGGCGACGCGGGTGCCGTCGCGGGAGGTGACGGCGTGGTCGCGGGCCATGCCGAGGGCGCGCTTGACAACCTCGTCCGGGTCGTGGATCACCGCGTCCGGCTCCCGGCGGGGCACGAGGGTGCCCTCGGCGGTGTAGGCGCGGTCGGCGAACGCCTCGCCGACGACGGGGAGTCGCGCCGCGCGGGCCGCCTCGTGCAGCCGGGAGCCGGGCAGGCCGAGGACCGGCAGGGCACCGCCCGCGGCACGGATGCCGGCCATGACGGCGTGGGCCTGCTCGGCGTCGTGGACACAGCGGTTGTAGAGCGCGCCGTGCGGTTTGACGTAGCCGACGCGGGCACCGGCGGCGCGGGCGAAGACCTCCAGCGCACCGATCTGGTAGGTGATCTCGTCGGCGAGTTCGTCCGGCGGCACGTCCATCGCCCGGCGGCCGAAGCCGGCCAGATCGCGGTAGGAGACCTGGGCGCCGATCACGACGCCGTTCCCGGCGGCCAGTTCGCACACCCGGCGCATCGTGGACGGATCGCCGGCGTGGAAGCCGCAGGCCACGTTGGCGCTGGTGACGACGGAGAGCAGGGCCTCGTCGTCGGTGAGCTGCCAGCGGCCGAAGCCCTCCCCGAGGTCGGCGTTGAGGTCGATGACGCAAGGAGCCGCCGGGTCGCTCATGTCTGTCCGTTCCAGGGGTGCTCGATGCCGGTGGGATGCGGGCGCGGGCGGCTCGTCGCGGGTGGCGGCGGGCGGTGCTTCCCGGCCGGCCGGCCCGTACCGCAGCGACTCTCCCCCGAGGGCGCTCGAGCCGACCGGCGTCGGGGACAACGTAGGGGATCGTTGAACGATCCGACAAGAGGTGTGCGGCATCCGACGGCAGGTGCGTTGTTTCGTCCCCCCGTCTGGGATTGACTTCCGCTCATACGACCCCGGGGCGGCACGCAGGCCGCCCCGGTACGGCACGAGAGCGGGGAGCGGCATGACCGGCGGCGCGGCGAAGAACGATCAGGGGCGGCTCACCGAGGTCGCGGGCCTGGAGCGGGACCGCGACCGGCTGGGGCGCGCCAGCACCGCCGAGCGGGTCGCCGACATCCTGCGCGACCGGATCGCCGAGGGGTACTTCCCGCCCGGCGCCCGGCTCTCGGAGGAGAGCATCGGCGGCGCGCTGGGCGTCTCGCGCAACACCCTGCGCGAGGCCTTCCGGCTGCTGACCCATGAGCGGCTGCTGGTGCACGAGCTCAACCGCGGGGTGTTCGTGCGGGTGGTGACGGTCGAGGACCTGAACGACATCTACCGGGTGCGCACCCTCGTGGAGTGCGCGGCGGTACGGAGCCTGGGGAAGGGGCCCTACGGGGCCGCGGCGACCGAGGCCATCGCGGCGATCGAGGCCGCCGTGCAGGCCGGTGAGGCCGCCTCCGAGGCCCGGGAGTGGCAGGACCTTTCGACCGCGAACATCCGCTTTCATCAGGGAATCGTGGCCCTGGCCGGCAGCCCGCGCACCGAGGAGCTGATGCGGGGGGTGCTGGCCGAGCTCCGCCTGGTCTTCCACGTCATGGCCGACCCCCGGCGCTTCTACGCGCCCTATCTGACCCGCAACCGCCAGATCGCCGAGGTCCTGCAGTCGGGCGACGCCCCGGAGGCCGAGCGGCTGCTGCACGCCTACCT belongs to Streptomyces sp. NBC_01454 and includes:
- a CDS encoding LamB/YcsF family protein is translated as MSDPAAPCVIDLNADLGEGFGRWQLTDDEALLSVVTSANVACGFHAGDPSTMRRVCELAAGNGVVIGAQVSYRDLAGFGRRAMDVPPDELADEITYQIGALEVFARAAGARVGYVKPHGALYNRCVHDAEQAHAVMAGIRAAGGALPVLGLPGSRLHEAARAARLPVVGEAFADRAYTAEGTLVPRREPDAVIHDPDEVVKRALGMARDHAVTSRDGTRVALTARSLCLHGDTPGAAGLARRVRSELSASGIQVRSFV
- the pxpB gene encoding 5-oxoprolinase subunit PxpB, whose translation is MKPLPVGEHGLLIELDTAEEVEALHAELLRRVADGALPPLREIVPAARTVFLDGLAAPRGLLADIASWHVPPPAAGDRPAVRIPVRYDGPDLADVAALWDVTPEEVVRLHSATEFHVAFCGFAPGFGYLTGLPEPLHVPRRDSPRTKVPVGSVALAGPYTGVYPRSSPGGWQLIGTTDTVLWDPRREPAALLAPGTRVRFVPQEAT
- a CDS encoding GntR family transcriptional regulator, with the translated sequence MTGGAAKNDQGRLTEVAGLERDRDRLGRASTAERVADILRDRIAEGYFPPGARLSEESIGGALGVSRNTLREAFRLLTHERLLVHELNRGVFVRVVTVEDLNDIYRVRTLVECAAVRSLGKGPYGAAATEAIAAIEAAVQAGEAASEAREWQDLSTANIRFHQGIVALAGSPRTEELMRGVLAELRLVFHVMADPRRFYAPYLTRNRQIAEVLQSGDAPEAERLLHAYLEDARSQLSGAYAQRIAEG